Proteins encoded by one window of Halobaculum halobium:
- a CDS encoding glutathione S-transferase family protein: protein MSDATNMLVDGEWRTGVRRDTGDSGEFERSETSFRDWIDGSVPEPGADPVDNPEFPAEADRYHVYICRACPWAHRVALTRALKGLEDAISLSLTQPERYDDGWEFSEEQPDPLYGADYLREIYRRADGEYTGRVTVPVLWDKERETIVNNESEEIMRMLDTAFDDLGNGVDLWPVGSREAVDERIADIYPRINNGVYRAGFANTQEAYDEAVNELFDALDEYDELLADRRYLAGDRLTEADVAMFATLVRFDHVYHTHFRCNRRGVHEYEHLWEYTKDVYQTPGVAKTVNMDHITRHYYGSHESLNPKRLVPTGPDIDFTESHDRDRLSGGPPAELASDASAGRVDR from the coding sequence ATGAGCGACGCGACCAACATGCTCGTCGACGGCGAGTGGCGCACCGGCGTCCGCCGCGACACGGGCGACTCCGGCGAGTTCGAGCGAAGCGAGACGAGTTTCCGCGACTGGATCGACGGCTCGGTCCCGGAGCCGGGCGCCGATCCCGTCGACAACCCGGAGTTCCCGGCCGAGGCCGACCGGTACCACGTGTACATCTGCCGGGCGTGCCCGTGGGCCCATCGCGTCGCGCTGACGCGCGCGCTGAAGGGGCTGGAGGACGCGATCTCGCTGTCGCTCACCCAACCGGAGCGGTACGACGACGGCTGGGAGTTCTCCGAGGAACAGCCCGACCCCCTGTACGGCGCTGACTACCTCCGAGAGATCTACCGGCGGGCCGACGGCGAATACACCGGCCGCGTGACCGTGCCCGTGTTGTGGGACAAAGAGCGCGAGACCATCGTCAACAACGAGAGCGAGGAGATCATGCGGATGCTCGACACCGCCTTCGACGACCTCGGCAACGGGGTCGACCTCTGGCCGGTGGGCTCCCGCGAGGCGGTGGACGAGCGCATCGCGGACATCTACCCGCGGATCAACAACGGCGTCTACCGCGCGGGGTTCGCGAACACCCAGGAGGCGTACGACGAGGCGGTCAACGAGTTGTTCGACGCGCTCGACGAGTACGACGAGCTCCTCGCTGACCGACGGTATCTCGCGGGCGACCGCCTCACGGAGGCCGACGTGGCGATGTTCGCGACGCTGGTCCGCTTCGATCACGTCTACCACACCCATTTCCGGTGCAATCGCCGCGGGGTCCACGAGTACGAGCACCTCTGGGAGTACACGAAGGACGTCTACCAGACGCCCGGCGTCGCGAAGACGGTGAACATGGACCACATCACCCGTCACTACTACGGCTCCCACGAGAGCCTGAATCCCAAGCGGCTCGTGCCGACCGGACCGGACATCGACTTCACCGAGTCGCACGACCGGGATCGGCTGTCCGGCGGGCCGCCAGCGGAGCTCGCGTCCGACGCGTCGGCCGGGCGAGTTGATCGCTGA
- a CDS encoding DUF7563 family protein has product MGRKCQNCGGTVTEQYARVFAPDTAAGPRVCPNCEDLVRDGASVREARANRG; this is encoded by the coding sequence ATGGGACGCAAGTGCCAGAACTGCGGGGGGACAGTGACGGAGCAGTACGCCCGAGTGTTCGCGCCCGACACGGCGGCCGGGCCGCGGGTGTGTCCGAACTGCGAAGACCTCGTGCGCGACGGCGCGAGCGTCCGCGAGGCGCGGGCGAACCGGGGGTAG
- a CDS encoding class I SAM-dependent methyltransferase, with protein MTPLLQPASLSAPEFYSRLARLYDVLARRGPVVGRLREALVDALDPAPGATVVEFGCGTAANRPYVERALGPEGAYVGVDFSPGVLRVARERGAARGDPGRLVCGDATRPPLRAEAVDACCGAFVAGMLADPAAAVRGWADLVGPGGRIALLDLARTARAGWRALNPAFRLFVRGGSPPGTAQSLGRSPAAVQDERVAAAHRALREACADATYRTLAGGFGRVSAGTVE; from the coding sequence GTGACCCCGCTGCTCCAGCCGGCGTCGCTGTCGGCGCCGGAGTTCTACAGCCGCCTCGCTCGGCTCTACGACGTGCTCGCCAGGCGCGGCCCGGTCGTGGGTCGGCTCCGCGAGGCGCTCGTCGACGCGCTCGACCCCGCGCCGGGCGCCACGGTCGTGGAGTTCGGCTGCGGCACCGCGGCGAACCGCCCCTACGTCGAGCGCGCGCTCGGCCCCGAGGGCGCCTACGTCGGGGTCGACTTCTCGCCCGGCGTGCTCCGCGTCGCCCGCGAGCGCGGCGCCGCCCGCGGCGATCCCGGCCGCCTCGTGTGCGGCGACGCGACGCGGCCGCCGCTTCGCGCCGAGGCGGTCGACGCCTGTTGCGGGGCGTTCGTCGCCGGGATGCTCGCCGATCCCGCCGCCGCCGTGCGCGGGTGGGCCGACCTCGTCGGTCCGGGCGGGCGCATCGCGCTGTTGGATCTGGCGCGGACGGCGCGGGCGGGCTGGCGGGCGCTGAACCCGGCGTTCCGCCTGTTCGTGCGGGGCGGATCTCCGCCCGGAACCGCGCAGTCGCTGGGGCGGTCGCCGGCGGCCGTGCAGGACGAGCGCGTCGCCGCCGCACACCGCGCGCTTCGAGAGGCGTGCGCGGACGCAACGTACCGGACGCTCGCTGGCGGGTTCGGTCGGGTCAGCGCGGGGACCGTCGAGTAG
- a CDS encoding thiamine-phosphate synthase family protein, which translates to MRFIEEVVVDEFLPTVRAMLAEALRERDLTQREVADALGISQSAVSKYAHGDVATNDRVADDERVREAVDRVAEGLASGDLSRVGALVEVEVLIRRLEAGDLLAELHEAAMPELAGAEYDFAVHDPDSGLRDRERTLSSLRRGVRTLTAASGFAGLIPNVGSNLVECVPDAADIDDVAAVPGRIFDVKGTARVPSDPEFGVSEHVAGVLLSARAAGVDARAAVNVRYDPDLVAALKSDGAATVEFRPREYGETDAGAADDPVRDALADAGPESESVAVYQTGGVGVEPVLYLVGPDAPTVARTVRALL; encoded by the coding sequence ATGAGGTTCATCGAGGAGGTGGTCGTCGACGAGTTCCTCCCGACCGTTCGCGCGATGCTGGCGGAGGCGCTGCGCGAGCGCGACCTGACCCAGCGGGAGGTCGCCGACGCGCTCGGCATCAGCCAGTCGGCGGTGTCGAAGTACGCCCACGGCGACGTGGCGACGAACGACCGCGTCGCCGACGACGAGCGCGTTCGCGAGGCTGTCGATCGCGTCGCCGAGGGGCTCGCCTCGGGCGATCTGAGTCGCGTCGGCGCGCTCGTGGAGGTAGAGGTGCTGATCCGGCGGCTGGAGGCCGGCGACCTGCTCGCGGAGCTGCACGAGGCGGCGATGCCCGAGCTGGCGGGCGCCGAGTACGACTTCGCGGTCCACGACCCCGACAGCGGGCTGCGCGACCGCGAGCGGACGCTCTCGTCGCTGCGCCGGGGCGTCCGCACGCTCACCGCGGCCTCGGGGTTCGCGGGGCTCATCCCGAACGTCGGCTCGAACCTCGTGGAGTGCGTGCCCGACGCCGCCGACATCGACGACGTGGCGGCCGTCCCGGGGCGGATATTCGACGTGAAGGGGACCGCCCGCGTCCCGAGCGACCCCGAGTTCGGCGTCAGCGAGCACGTCGCCGGCGTGCTGCTGTCGGCGCGGGCCGCGGGCGTCGACGCCCGCGCGGCGGTGAACGTCCGCTACGACCCCGACCTCGTGGCCGCCCTCAAGTCCGACGGCGCGGCGACCGTCGAGTTCCGCCCCCGCGAGTACGGCGAGACCGACGCCGGCGCCGCCGACGACCCCGTTCGGGACGCGCTGGCTGATGCGGGCCCCGAGTCCGAGTCGGTCGCCGTCTACCAGACCGGCGGCGTCGGCGTCGAGCCGGTGTTGTACCTCGTCGGTCCGGACGCGCCGACGGTCGCCCGGACGGTCCGCGCGCTCCTGTAG
- the dcd gene encoding dCTP deaminase — MILSDTDILARLRDGDLVVDPLDDVDTQVQPASVDLRLGSEFLEFRRTNIPCIHPNDAREVDEYVEETHVPEGDDFILHPGDFVLGTTKETVAIPDDIVAHVEGRSSLGRLAIVVHATAGLCDPGYRGQITLELSNLGNAPVALSPGMRISQLTFTELKTPADRPYGAERGSKYQGQSGPQASRIGDDPEFGGGDAGSPSEEPER, encoded by the coding sequence ATGATACTCTCGGACACCGACATCCTCGCGCGGCTCCGGGACGGCGACCTCGTCGTCGACCCGCTCGACGACGTGGACACGCAGGTCCAGCCGGCCAGCGTCGACCTCCGGCTCGGCTCGGAGTTCCTGGAGTTCCGCCGGACTAACATCCCGTGTATCCATCCGAACGACGCCCGCGAGGTCGACGAGTACGTCGAGGAGACGCACGTCCCCGAGGGCGACGACTTCATTCTCCACCCCGGCGATTTCGTCCTCGGCACCACCAAGGAGACGGTCGCCATCCCCGACGACATCGTCGCCCACGTCGAGGGCCGGTCCTCGCTGGGCCGGCTCGCGATCGTGGTCCACGCGACCGCGGGCTTGTGCGACCCGGGGTACCGCGGCCAGATCACCCTCGAACTGTCGAACCTGGGGAACGCGCCCGTCGCGCTCTCGCCGGGGATGCGCATCTCGCAGCTCACCTTCACGGAGCTGAAGACGCCCGCTGACCGGCCCTACGGCGCCGAGCGAGGCTCGAAGTACCAGGGGCAGTCCGGGCCGCAGGCCTCCCGCATCGGCGACGACCCCGAGTTCGGCGGCGGCGACGCCGGATCCCCGTCCGAGGAGCCCGAGCGATGA
- a CDS encoding YIP1 family protein, which translates to MSRPRTPLLRPDSYFERHDGSPPFAHAAAAVAVVTLVTAGGLAVFLGEFAAALDVPITVDNPAYPGDAFCEDSVLDDTPSGCGEPKEVQRSLGALVAEELSWLPPAAVVLVPVFWLVQGGTLHAASALADGEGSFADTLAVAGWGMTPSLARLLAVGALVIHRLRTAALPEEPESAVSALQSAIGGVEVIGLLAAAVVAVWAGVIRTYGLADARDLSVGTAAWIVGALTAIGLLFELF; encoded by the coding sequence ATGTCACGTCCCCGCACGCCCCTCCTCCGCCCGGACAGCTACTTCGAGCGCCACGACGGCTCGCCGCCGTTCGCCCACGCGGCCGCCGCCGTCGCGGTCGTCACCCTCGTCACCGCCGGCGGCCTGGCCGTCTTTCTCGGCGAGTTCGCCGCCGCCCTCGACGTGCCGATCACCGTCGATAACCCGGCGTATCCGGGCGACGCCTTCTGTGAGGACTCGGTCCTCGACGACACCCCGAGCGGCTGCGGCGAGCCGAAGGAGGTCCAGCGGAGCCTGGGCGCGCTCGTCGCCGAGGAGCTCTCGTGGCTCCCGCCGGCCGCCGTGGTACTCGTCCCGGTGTTCTGGCTCGTGCAGGGCGGCACCCTCCACGCCGCGAGCGCGCTCGCCGACGGCGAGGGCTCGTTCGCCGACACGCTCGCGGTCGCCGGCTGGGGGATGACGCCGAGTCTCGCGCGCCTGCTCGCGGTCGGCGCACTGGTCATACACCGGCTCCGGACGGCCGCGCTGCCGGAGGAACCGGAGAGCGCCGTGAGCGCCCTCCAGTCGGCGATCGGCGGGGTCGAGGTGATCGGCCTGCTCGCGGCCGCCGTCGTCGCGGTCTGGGCGGGCGTGATCCGGACGTACGGGCTGGCCGACGCCCGCGACCTCTCGGTGGGGACGGCCGCATGGATCGTCGGCGCCCTCACCGCGATCGGGCTGTTGTTCGAACTGTTCTGA
- the pth2 gene encoding peptidyl-tRNA hydrolase Pth2 has product MKQAIVVRTDLGMGTGKLAAQVAHASLSAYEDTGAKTRKAWKGEGQKKVVLKAAGESQIFELADRAEREGLPNAVVRDAGHTQLDPGTVTTLAVGPGEESIVDKVTGDLSLY; this is encoded by the coding sequence ATGAAGCAGGCCATCGTCGTCCGCACCGATCTGGGGATGGGGACGGGGAAGCTGGCCGCGCAGGTCGCGCACGCGTCGCTGTCGGCGTACGAGGACACCGGCGCGAAAACGCGCAAGGCGTGGAAGGGCGAGGGACAGAAGAAGGTCGTCCTGAAGGCGGCGGGGGAGTCGCAGATCTTCGAGTTGGCCGACCGCGCCGAGCGCGAGGGGCTCCCGAACGCGGTCGTCCGCGACGCCGGACACACGCAGCTCGACCCCGGAACGGTGACGACGCTCGCGGTCGGGCCCGGCGAGGAGTCGATCGTCGACAAGGTGACCGGCGACCTCTCGCTGTACTGA
- the truD gene encoding tRNA pseudouridine(13) synthase TruD has product MREAHPRERATGVDYYVSDADGVGGRLRVAPEDFRVRERERMDPEPLDAHEGSYPFLLLRATLRGWDTNDFASALSNAMSASRERVSWAGTKDKHAVTTQLFTVRDADPEEIPALDGAEIEVLGRVGRDLSFGDLAGNEFAIRVRETEGDPDPITRDLRAFAAGADPAEEETADEGAGDSDGNGGSDDTAVQIAVPNYFGHQRFGSRRPITHEVGLAAVRGDWRGAVLAYCGNPYDTEPEDSQRAREVVEDQADADSPDWSAALDAMPGRLRYERSMLHRLDDGADWREALEAVPSNLQRLFVNAAQSYVFNRVLSERLRRGLPFARPVEGDVVAFVERDTAFPKPDMDRLQRATAGRVDTLARHCERGRAFVTAPLVGTETELSDGEPGEIEREILRELAVDPGDFELPGEFASSGTRRAVLLPTELTVSEDEGDPVFEFALPSGSYATSVLREYMKRDPERL; this is encoded by the coding sequence ATGCGGGAGGCCCACCCCCGCGAACGCGCAACCGGCGTCGACTACTACGTCAGCGACGCCGACGGCGTCGGCGGGCGCCTCCGCGTCGCGCCCGAGGACTTCCGGGTCCGCGAGCGCGAACGGATGGACCCCGAGCCGCTCGACGCCCACGAGGGCTCGTACCCGTTCCTCCTCCTCCGGGCGACGCTGCGCGGGTGGGACACGAACGACTTCGCGAGCGCCCTCTCGAACGCGATGAGCGCCAGCCGCGAGCGCGTCTCGTGGGCCGGCACCAAGGACAAGCACGCGGTCACGACGCAGCTGTTCACCGTCCGCGACGCCGACCCCGAGGAGATTCCGGCCCTCGACGGCGCCGAGATCGAGGTGCTCGGGCGGGTCGGGCGCGACCTCTCCTTCGGCGACCTCGCGGGCAACGAGTTCGCGATCCGGGTTCGCGAGACCGAGGGCGACCCCGACCCGATCACCCGGGATCTGCGGGCGTTCGCCGCCGGCGCCGATCCCGCCGAAGAGGAGACCGCGGACGAGGGCGCCGGCGACAGCGACGGGAACGGCGGCAGCGACGACACGGCGGTCCAGATCGCGGTGCCGAACTACTTCGGGCACCAGCGATTCGGGAGCCGCCGCCCGATCACCCACGAGGTCGGCCTCGCGGCGGTCCGCGGCGACTGGCGCGGCGCGGTGCTCGCGTACTGCGGCAACCCCTACGACACCGAACCCGAGGACTCCCAGCGCGCCCGCGAGGTCGTCGAGGACCAGGCGGACGCGGACAGCCCCGACTGGAGCGCCGCGCTCGACGCGATGCCCGGTCGCCTGCGCTACGAGCGCTCGATGCTCCACCGCCTCGACGACGGCGCCGACTGGCGCGAGGCGCTGGAGGCGGTCCCGTCGAACCTCCAGCGGCTGTTCGTCAACGCCGCGCAGTCGTACGTGTTCAACCGGGTTCTCAGCGAGCGCCTCCGCCGCGGGCTGCCGTTCGCCCGGCCCGTCGAGGGCGACGTGGTCGCGTTCGTCGAGCGGGACACCGCGTTCCCGAAACCGGACATGGACCGCCTCCAGCGCGCGACAGCGGGGCGCGTCGACACGCTCGCGCGCCACTGCGAGCGCGGGCGGGCGTTCGTCACCGCGCCGCTCGTGGGGACTGAGACCGAATTAAGCGACGGTGAGCCCGGCGAGATCGAACGGGAGATCCTGCGGGAGTTAGCTGTCGACCCGGGCGACTTCGAGCTGCCGGGGGAATTCGCCTCCTCGGGGACCCGCCGAGCGGTCCTCCTCCCGACGGAGCTGACGGTCTCCGAAGACGAGGGCGACCCCGTGTTCGAGTTCGCGCTGCCGTCCGGGTCCTACGCGACGTCGGTGCTTCGCGAGTACATGAAACGGGACCCGGAACGGCTCTAG
- a CDS encoding VOC family protein: MNATAIDHFVLTVSDVAASCEFYESLGAEVVTFGDDRKAVRFGDQKINLHPTDGDVTPVAAEPTVGAGDFCLLTETPIETVEAELRERGIEIAMGPVERTGAVAPITSVYVRDPDGNLVEIATT, from the coding sequence ATGAACGCCACGGCGATCGACCACTTCGTGCTCACCGTCTCGGACGTGGCGGCGAGCTGTGAGTTCTACGAGTCGCTTGGCGCGGAGGTCGTGACCTTCGGGGACGACCGGAAGGCGGTCCGCTTCGGCGACCAGAAGATCAACCTCCACCCAACCGACGGCGACGTGACGCCCGTCGCGGCCGAGCCGACCGTCGGCGCCGGGGACTTCTGCCTGCTGACGGAGACGCCCATCGAGACCGTCGAGGCCGAACTGCGCGAGCGGGGGATCGAGATCGCGATGGGGCCGGTCGAACGCACGGGCGCGGTGGCGCCGATCACGTCGGTGTACGTCCGCGACCCCGACGGCAACCTCGTCGAGATCGCGACGACCTGA
- a CDS encoding DUF2103 domain-containing protein: protein MNCRRCSSALRKPGDYCLACDTANCESVVAEFGADRATLTMLGFEPEHPPDDFDPESLVLGETTVTTIPDDGERTAQVHLRNFAGRVADEIRRKRPETVYAAGERAPLREARAQLHYEFYRVPDDDPVGAVLARRGEPALEVVDAPPEAKIGGSHSTLIGERTGMKAILTAADHPHVKKVIPGPIDAGGSGSRTGLRAKVTRADKHGNVRLLLRDGSSVQENRVVTTAGDRETGERVRADLNEVLEESGFGENGSR, encoded by the coding sequence ATGAACTGCCGGCGGTGTAGCTCGGCGCTCCGCAAGCCCGGGGACTACTGTCTCGCGTGCGACACCGCCAACTGCGAGAGCGTCGTTGCCGAGTTCGGGGCCGATCGCGCGACGCTCACGATGCTCGGCTTCGAGCCCGAGCACCCGCCCGACGACTTCGACCCCGAGTCGCTGGTGCTCGGGGAGACGACGGTTACGACGATCCCAGACGACGGTGAGCGCACGGCGCAGGTCCACCTCCGGAACTTCGCCGGCCGCGTCGCCGACGAGATCCGGCGCAAGCGCCCGGAGACGGTGTACGCCGCCGGCGAGCGCGCGCCCCTCCGGGAGGCCCGCGCGCAACTACACTACGAGTTCTACCGCGTTCCCGACGACGACCCCGTCGGCGCCGTCCTCGCCCGCCGCGGGGAGCCGGCGCTGGAGGTGGTCGACGCGCCGCCGGAGGCGAAGATCGGCGGGTCGCACTCGACGCTCATCGGCGAGCGGACCGGGATGAAGGCGATCCTGACGGCGGCCGACCACCCGCACGTCAAGAAGGTGATCCCCGGCCCCATCGACGCCGGCGGATCGGGGTCGCGTACCGGCCTGCGCGCGAAGGTGACCCGCGCCGACAAACACGGGAACGTCCGGCTGCTCCTGCGCGACGGGTCGAGCGTGCAGGAGAACCGCGTCGTCACGACCGCCGGCGACCGCGAGACTGGCGAGCGCGTCCGCGCGGACCTGAACGAGGTGCTGGAGGAGTCGGGGTTCGGCGAGAACGGGAGCCGGTAG
- a CDS encoding bacterio-opsin activator domain-containing protein translates to MLIAEFTLSTPVLRDALAAAPEVTADLERTVEGDTTRIEFFARGDDLTRFEDALGNDGSVEDVRVLGEGPDFRFYRATLAPETTQRTASHVFAATGARPVSASGDHTGWDFRVQFPDREALAAYRDSCRKRNVSFTLHALYERADPRADADDHGLAGDQGTV, encoded by the coding sequence ATGCTCATCGCCGAATTCACGCTGTCGACGCCAGTTCTCCGCGACGCCCTCGCGGCCGCCCCCGAGGTGACCGCCGATCTCGAGCGGACAGTCGAGGGCGACACGACGCGCATCGAGTTCTTCGCCCGCGGCGACGACCTGACTCGCTTCGAGGACGCCCTCGGCAACGACGGCTCCGTCGAGGACGTCCGCGTCCTCGGCGAGGGGCCGGACTTCCGGTTCTACCGGGCGACGCTCGCGCCCGAGACGACGCAGCGAACCGCCTCCCACGTGTTCGCCGCCACCGGCGCCCGCCCGGTGTCCGCGAGCGGCGATCACACCGGGTGGGACTTCCGCGTCCAGTTCCCCGACCGCGAGGCGCTGGCGGCCTACCGCGACAGCTGCCGGAAGCGAAACGTCTCGTTCACGCTCCACGCCCTGTACGAGCGCGCGGACCCGCGCGCCGACGCGGACGACCACGGCCTCGCCGGCGACCAGGGAACCGTCTGA
- a CDS encoding 50S ribosomal protein L37ae, translating to MAEQTKARKVGSAGRFGARYGRVARKRVSDIEAEMNNATVDGDSVKRIGTGMWVNEETGETFTGGAYRPETPGGRSVRRSIRAALEDESADE from the coding sequence ATGGCTGAACAGACGAAGGCGCGGAAGGTCGGCAGCGCCGGCCGCTTCGGCGCACGATACGGGCGCGTCGCCCGCAAGCGCGTGTCGGACATCGAAGCAGAAATGAACAACGCGACGGTCGACGGCGACTCGGTCAAGCGCATCGGGACCGGCATGTGGGTCAACGAGGAGACCGGCGAGACGTTCACCGGCGGCGCCTACCGGCCGGAGACGCCCGGCGGCCGCTCGGTCCGCCGCAGCATCCGCGCCGCGCTCGAAGACGAAAGCGCCGACGAGTAA
- a CDS encoding DNA-directed RNA polymerase subunit P, protein MSYKCSRCKRDVELDEYGGVRCPYCGHRVLLKERAPVVKEVDVS, encoded by the coding sequence ATGAGCTACAAGTGTTCCCGGTGCAAGCGCGACGTCGAGCTCGACGAGTACGGCGGCGTGCGTTGCCCGTACTGCGGACACCGCGTGCTCCTCAAGGAGCGCGCGCCCGTCGTGAAGGAAGTCGACGTCTCCTAA
- a CDS encoding KEOPS complex subunit Pcc1 produces MSDAYDHHAVLRFPYPDERRARVVHEAIGVEVGAIDDDRSTATTDLDGSAVAVTVRARDLVALRAGVNTWTRLVETAETVAAAAES; encoded by the coding sequence GTGTCCGACGCGTACGACCACCACGCGGTCCTTCGCTTCCCGTACCCCGACGAGCGGCGCGCCCGCGTCGTCCACGAGGCAATCGGCGTCGAGGTCGGCGCCATCGACGACGACCGATCGACGGCGACGACGGACCTCGACGGCAGCGCCGTCGCGGTAACCGTCCGCGCGCGAGACCTCGTCGCGCTCCGGGCGGGCGTCAACACGTGGACGCGGCTCGTCGAGACGGCCGAAACCGTCGCCGCGGCCGCAGAGTCGTAG
- a CDS encoding prefoldin subunit beta: protein MQGNLPPEAQEKIEELQDLQEQAQQLAEQKQSTQTSLTEAQSALDAMEDIDEDSTMYREVGEILVETDYETAYDDLEEKVDTLELRAERFDSQEEKVQQQFEDLQEELQQMLQGGAGGGPAGMGPGGPGAGGA, encoded by the coding sequence ATGCAGGGTAATCTGCCGCCGGAAGCACAAGAGAAGATCGAGGAACTGCAGGACCTTCAAGAGCAGGCCCAGCAGCTCGCCGAACAGAAGCAGTCCACGCAGACCTCGCTGACGGAGGCGCAGTCCGCGCTGGACGCGATGGAGGACATCGACGAGGACTCGACGATGTACCGCGAGGTCGGCGAGATCCTCGTCGAGACCGACTACGAGACCGCCTACGACGACCTCGAGGAGAAGGTCGACACGCTGGAGCTGCGCGCCGAACGCTTCGATTCCCAGGAGGAGAAGGTCCAGCAGCAGTTCGAGGACCTCCAGGAGGAGCTCCAGCAGATGCTGCAGGGCGGCGCGGGCGGCGGCCCGGCGGGCATGGGCCCCGGCGGCCCCGGCGCTGGCGGCGCGTAA
- a CDS encoding DUF3194 domain-containing protein, giving the protein MSDDRPEPTDEEVVETASEAAEGVVLARYRQSELRDFDVTVSFEDGVLDVDVYVNPPADAEADADEVAEEAVRAARDAVDELFGVA; this is encoded by the coding sequence GTGAGCGACGACCGCCCCGAGCCGACCGACGAGGAGGTCGTCGAGACCGCCTCCGAAGCGGCCGAAGGGGTCGTGCTCGCGCGGTATCGACAGTCTGAACTCCGAGACTTCGACGTGACCGTCTCGTTCGAGGACGGCGTGCTCGACGTGGACGTGTACGTCAATCCGCCGGCCGACGCCGAGGCGGACGCGGACGAAGTTGCCGAGGAAGCCGTTCGCGCGGCCCGCGACGCCGTCGACGAACTGTTCGGAGTCGCCTAA
- a CDS encoding HVO_0649 family zinc finger protein, which yields MAARGTGGTTALDVYRDRLREAPTCPECGYTDNGGDWQTAYRERQLVYRHSCPRCAAVETRVFRLDGAR from the coding sequence ATGGCAGCCCGAGGAACCGGCGGGACGACCGCGCTCGACGTGTACCGCGACCGCCTCCGGGAGGCGCCCACTTGTCCGGAGTGCGGCTACACCGACAACGGCGGTGACTGGCAGACCGCCTACCGCGAGCGACAGCTCGTCTACAGGCACAGCTGTCCTCGCTGTGCGGCCGTCGAGACGCGTGTGTTCCGGCTCGACGGCGCGCGATAG